The genomic interval CAAAGGCCATGACGTCGAAGCCGCGCTCGTCCCCTACGAGGTCAATGCTCCGCTCTGGTCCGACGGGGCCGAAAAAGTCCGATACATGGCAATTCCCGGAGACTCGCCCAAGATCGAAATCGCTGGCAATCGCGGCTGGAAGTTCCCCGATGAAACGGTCCTGGTGAAATCGTTTTCGCTCGAGTTTAAGGAAGGCGACGCCACCTCCAAGCGCTGGATCGAAACGCGTTTCATGACGAAGCAGCAAAATGAATGGATTGGTTACTCATACCGCTGGAACGATGAACAAACCGACGCAACCCTCGTCAGGCAAGAAGGATTGGATGTCGACTTCACAATTCAGACAATAGAGGGGCCCCGACAGCAAGTCTGGCACTATCCAAGCCGCACGGAATGCATGGTTTGCCACAGTCGCGCCGCGGGTTTCGTGCTGGGACTCAGCACGGGCCAGATGAATCGTGGACACAGCGTTTCGCTGACGACGACAATCGCCCCTAAGAGCAGCGCCGATCCAGGTGACTGCCAGCCCAAAACACCACCTGCCAAACAACTGCAACCTGAGAATCAATTGACCATGCTTGAGCGATTCGGCTGGCTCAAACTCGAAAAAAAGCCTGACGAGATGGAACGTCTCGTCAATCCCTACGACTCGACGGCCGATCTGACGCTCCGCGCGAAATCCTATTTGCATGCAAACTGTGCGATCTGCCATGTCGATGCCGGAGGAGGGAACGCTCAGATTCAGCTCGAGTTTTCTACCCCGCTCGACAAGATGCGCATGGTCGATGCGATTCCGGTCCACGACAAATTCGGCCTCGCCGATGCACGTGTCGTCGCGCCAGGACACCCCGATCGATCCGTGCTGCTGTACCGTGTCGCACGACGTGGCCGCGGACAGATGCCGCAACTGGCAACGTCGCTGATCGACCAGCCTGCCATCGATCTGTTGACCGAGTGGATCAAGCAACTGCCTTCACCAAACAAAACAGGCACCGGTCAGTAGGCACCGGTGCCAATGTGAACTTCACAATGTCGCCATCAAAAGCTTAACGGGCCGCAACCGTACCGTACTTTGGCAAGACCTCAAACTTCTTCTGCATCACGTGACGTCCGGCGGTCTCGATGATCATCGAATATTCGCCTGGCCGCATCGTTTCGCTGATCGGGAAGGTGATGTTCACCCGAAACATTTCGCGCGTGGCAATTGCCGGAATTCGTTCGATCAGACGGTTTTCGCTGTCACGGATCTTGCATTCAACCGACATGTCGGGATGTGGCGGAGCCAGATTGCACTGCGCAATCATCTTCTCGCCCTGACGAAACTTCGTTCGCCGATCGGCAAGCAAATCGCTGATGAGGAACGTTCCCATATCGACAGAGAAGAATTTGTCGATATCTCGTTGTGGAGCCGCAGGAGCCAGCATCAATTCAGCTCGTTCAGGATCAAGTGCGGTCAATTGATAGCGGCCTTCTGGGCGTCGTTCACCATAAAGATCGATGTATCGTTCCAGTTGCAACCCGATCAGCGCGACCACGGGAACAGCCACGGCGAAGCCCCAGCGTGATTTGGCGGCCCATTCGGGGTGCTGACCCCACTGTTGACGCCAGACGGCCAGTTGCTGTTGAAAGGCCTTCAGCCAGGCATTTTGCCGAACTTTACGCCGCATCCAGGCACATGACTGACTCATGTCCTCGTCGTCGAAGAAGGCAAAATACGTGCAATAACAGACCATTGGAAACATCAACAAACCGAGAGTCAGGGCCGTCATGAAATGAAACGAAATTCCGATCGGCAATATGATATTTCGCCACGACGACTTCCAAGAACAGAAAATGAACGTGATTTCCCAGACAACCGTCACGAATCCCGCCGTCACCAGCAAGATCGGGTAGAGACTAAGCAGTTCACCCAGGGGGTGTTTGTAGTTCAGATGCGTTAGCATCCAATATTGCAATTGATCACCAGTGAAGAAGGATGGCGTGTGAATCTTGGTCATCCCCGCGCCGAAGTACACCCAGGCGATATGCAACTGAATCAAGCGACGCGGCCAGGCGGCCGATTTTGGCAATTCGACGCGCGGCTTGGTCGGATCGAGGTTTCGCTTCTGACTGGCCAACCAGGCGTCGACCGACCAGATCGCTCCGCACTGCGACATCGACAGAATCAGTAATACGTGCGAACTGATCGCCGTGTACTTTGTCATTGTGCTGACGCAGTCGAGCATGCAAAAGTAGGTGAGTAGTACGCACGAGATGAACGCTGAAATCCGCGTGCACCATCCTACGCACAAGCTGAGCATCGCAAAAATCATTGTGGTGTAGAGGGCCGCGACCATATTCCCCGAAAGCTCGGGAAGCAGGTCGATGTAGCCATATCCCACTGACAGTTGGCCGGTCGCCCCGTCTGCGGAGTACAGTTCTCGGCAGACGACCCAGCGAGGCAGTACCAGCCCCATCAGCACGAGCGGCAAGCAGATTCGGCAGAGCGCCAAACCATAGGGAACCTCTTCCGCGTAGAAGAAGCGATGCACACGGACAGCGAAAGACTCTTTTTGTAACATCGAACCGTATCTCCATCTGGCGCGAGGCCGAATTCAGTCAGATGATTCCGGCAGGGAAGGGCAACGCACGAACGTTATTCGGGGGCATGAACCCGGTGAGCCGGGTTGTAGATG from Schlesneria paludicola DSM 18645 carries:
- a CDS encoding HTTM domain-containing protein; this translates as MLQKESFAVRVHRFFYAEEVPYGLALCRICLPLVLMGLVLPRWVVCRELYSADGATGQLSVGYGYIDLLPELSGNMVAALYTTMIFAMLSLCVGWCTRISAFISCVLLTYFCMLDCVSTMTKYTAISSHVLLILSMSQCGAIWSVDAWLASQKRNLDPTKPRVELPKSAAWPRRLIQLHIAWVYFGAGMTKIHTPSFFTGDQLQYWMLTHLNYKHPLGELLSLYPILLVTAGFVTVVWEITFIFCSWKSSWRNIILPIGISFHFMTALTLGLLMFPMVCYCTYFAFFDDEDMSQSCAWMRRKVRQNAWLKAFQQQLAVWRQQWGQHPEWAAKSRWGFAVAVPVVALIGLQLERYIDLYGERRPEGRYQLTALDPERAELMLAPAAPQRDIDKFFSVDMGTFLISDLLADRRTKFRQGEKMIAQCNLAPPHPDMSVECKIRDSENRLIERIPAIATREMFRVNITFPISETMRPGEYSMIIETAGRHVMQKKFEVLPKYGTVAAR